One genomic segment of uncultured Desulfobacter sp. includes these proteins:
- a CDS encoding translocation/assembly module TamB domain-containing protein, translating into MTAPTDFQTPSKTTRSPGKFLQRRWLRVIFFTGLLGVFLVAGLLGAGLFFIETKPAQNFIQKQVNKAIPGTLSWEQLRLDLRTGRVQISGIYLKGVSGKELAGISLVAAKVDWSGLTRQKIELTQILIDKPVLDISISEQGDIDILSAFVSDTGSPSDAKASEPDKAPGIDFWIHKFKMNQAQIKVTAPQFNTDLAELSVEVNGFKLADLSASVKVALADGHLGFGDMDIALESFDVQAQIDKDKISDIDIHAKMPGIGLNAKGSVAGLLKTVTPDLIATLDVETPLATKAMGLPEDLIQGNGRVNLSIKGGIDNPFADIWFEFGQGRINKTAISGINVYAGLKDRHLTFKDCRIDLPAGTIPFGGDVDLSKTFPKGFTSSMAGLDTLAYNFFLNPDSLALDALELGENTPEGKVAAQVRVQGRGVIPGQMSAHADLDVTAHDLILPGMSGPAKVQLKADAELKKEILTLTSLTLDGPGMTGTGAFRLNLPGFDPRTMTMTGNLDLDVTDISVPLSLVGQKGSGSAVVHAVVKGALPAPDLILDINVGNLASKGFQADELLCKARMDKGVLQVQELTLKRNQGSLNAEGTLALGGKKGQEHSLDLMVDFNQLELDELAPELGGRGTFSGKIIGTGSLEKPDIQLSLSGQNPGFEIYALDNIQAQLTFVNNILTFNQARILRNNAHLDITGQVNVADKTLDVRAVIPETDLKGVDPVADAAFASGRLGLEVFAKGSLLAPDISGRIKVRDLRLPNAPDMIADAGIDIKVHGPLDNPEALQASVNISRLALAKQEQMLIHIEDAAAQLKNGRFTFDPVPVRIMDKGQLTLWANGDIKGDLAAEVSGSLPVSILVPLADGINFAEGDILISLGAKGKTVSPDFSGSVEFSNMTLDLQALEEPLQNINGRIVLTPEAIDIQDVTADLGDGKIALTGTAELKNGIPDKFKLNLDAGQVPVDVPDTLEMTLNSQMTWAGTMDKSAITGQIDIFEGTYYKDVDLSLISIAAQTTKRSRPKVRKPGPDFLKTIGLNIYVTRREAIAVDNNLALMSISPNISLRGTAYAPSLDGRAVVDEGTITFQSAQFEIIEGSIDFINPYKIEPEITLIGETTISSYTITLSVTGTPDDLVLKFSSDLDATDADILSLIAFGKTTDEMGSVGSDGESMSAAAIAKMMLDSLSEKIKATTGLSEVSFIMNHEGNETSVYVGLGADLSRQLSVSYGIDINDGETVQKVTTYYKILEHLLLSSFQDTSGKLGGELKYRLEFR; encoded by the coding sequence ATGACAGCTCCAACAGATTTTCAAACCCCTTCCAAGACAACCCGCAGTCCTGGCAAATTTTTACAAAGACGCTGGTTGCGGGTCATTTTTTTTACAGGTTTACTCGGCGTTTTCCTTGTGGCCGGGCTGCTTGGTGCCGGTCTTTTTTTTATTGAAACCAAGCCTGCCCAGAACTTTATTCAAAAGCAGGTCAACAAGGCGATTCCCGGGACCCTGTCCTGGGAACAACTTCGTCTGGATCTTAGAACGGGCAGGGTTCAGATTTCCGGGATTTACCTGAAGGGCGTTTCCGGCAAAGAACTGGCCGGCATCTCTTTGGTGGCGGCCAAGGTTGACTGGTCTGGGTTGACCCGGCAGAAAATTGAACTGACCCAAATCCTGATTGACAAGCCTGTTCTTGATATCAGCATATCGGAGCAGGGGGATATTGACATTCTGTCGGCCTTTGTCTCTGACACCGGGTCGCCATCGGATGCCAAGGCTTCCGAGCCTGATAAAGCCCCGGGTATTGATTTTTGGATTCATAAATTCAAGATGAATCAAGCTCAGATAAAAGTGACAGCCCCGCAATTTAATACGGATCTTGCCGAGTTGTCCGTTGAGGTGAACGGGTTTAAACTGGCCGATCTTTCTGCTTCGGTTAAAGTGGCCCTGGCTGACGGTCATCTGGGATTTGGGGACATGGATATTGCCCTTGAATCCTTTGATGTCCAGGCTCAAATTGATAAGGACAAAATTTCAGATATTGATATCCATGCCAAGATGCCAGGCATTGGACTTAATGCTAAAGGGTCTGTTGCAGGCCTTTTGAAAACAGTGACGCCTGATTTGATTGCCACCCTTGATGTGGAAACGCCTTTGGCCACAAAGGCCATGGGGTTGCCGGAGGATTTGATCCAGGGGAACGGCCGGGTCAATCTGAGCATTAAAGGCGGTATCGATAATCCCTTTGCCGATATCTGGTTTGAATTTGGCCAGGGACGTATAAATAAAACTGCCATATCAGGCATAAATGTTTACGCTGGGCTTAAGGACCGGCATTTGACCTTTAAAGACTGCCGGATAGATCTGCCGGCCGGGACCATTCCTTTCGGTGGCGATGTAGATCTGTCAAAAACCTTTCCAAAGGGGTTTACCAGTTCCATGGCCGGCCTGGACACCCTGGCCTATAACTTTTTTCTTAATCCGGACAGCCTCGCCCTGGATGCCCTTGAACTGGGAGAAAATACCCCGGAAGGGAAAGTTGCCGCCCAGGTTCGGGTCCAGGGCCGGGGGGTGATCCCCGGACAAATGTCTGCCCATGCCGATCTGGATGTTACGGCCCATGACCTGATCCTGCCCGGGATGTCAGGACCGGCAAAGGTGCAGCTTAAGGCCGATGCTGAGCTGAAAAAAGAGATTCTGACCCTCACCAGCCTGACCCTGGACGGACCCGGCATGACCGGTACAGGCGCTTTTCGGCTGAATCTGCCGGGGTTTGATCCCCGGACCATGACAATGACCGGAAATCTGGACCTGGATGTAACGGACATATCAGTTCCTTTGAGCCTCGTGGGCCAGAAGGGGTCGGGCAGTGCCGTTGTCCATGCCGTGGTCAAGGGTGCTTTGCCGGCACCGGATTTGATCCTGGATATCAATGTCGGCAATCTTGCTTCCAAAGGGTTCCAGGCCGATGAATTGCTTTGCAAGGCACGAATGGACAAGGGGGTGCTCCAGGTTCAGGAGCTGACCCTTAAACGCAACCAGGGGTCGCTGAATGCCGAAGGAACCCTGGCGCTGGGTGGGAAAAAAGGCCAGGAGCATTCCCTGGACTTGATGGTTGATTTTAATCAGCTTGAACTGGACGAACTGGCTCCCGAACTGGGGGGCAGGGGGACGTTTTCCGGTAAAATAATCGGGACCGGTTCTCTGGAAAAGCCGGATATTCAGCTTTCACTTTCGGGACAGAATCCGGGTTTTGAAATATATGCCCTGGACAACATCCAGGCTCAGCTTACGTTTGTCAACAACATTCTGACCTTTAATCAGGCTCGCATCCTAAGGAATAACGCGCACTTGGACATTACAGGGCAGGTCAATGTGGCGGATAAGACCCTTGATGTCCGGGCCGTGATCCCGGAAACTGACCTTAAGGGTGTTGACCCGGTTGCTGATGCCGCCTTTGCCTCGGGCAGGCTGGGTCTGGAAGTTTTTGCCAAGGGCAGTCTGCTTGCCCCCGATATTTCAGGGCGCATTAAAGTCCGGGATCTGCGCCTTCCAAATGCCCCGGACATGATAGCTGATGCCGGTATCGACATAAAGGTGCACGGGCCTTTGGATAACCCTGAAGCGTTGCAGGCATCTGTTAATATCTCCCGGCTGGCATTGGCCAAACAGGAACAGATGCTGATTCACATTGAAGATGCTGCAGCCCAGCTTAAAAATGGCCGGTTCACGTTTGATCCGGTGCCTGTCCGGATTATGGACAAAGGACAGCTTACCCTGTGGGCCAACGGCGATATTAAAGGCGATCTGGCTGCAGAAGTCTCCGGCAGCCTGCCTGTGTCTATACTGGTTCCCCTGGCAGACGGGATAAATTTCGCAGAAGGGGATATTCTGATTTCGTTGGGTGCCAAGGGCAAAACCGTCTCTCCTGATTTCAGTGGCAGTGTTGAATTCTCAAACATGACCCTGGACCTCCAGGCCTTGGAAGAGCCTTTGCAGAATATTAACGGCCGCATTGTATTGACACCTGAAGCGATTGACATCCAGGATGTTACAGCTGATCTTGGCGATGGTAAAATAGCGCTGACCGGAACGGCTGAACTGAAAAACGGCATACCGGATAAGTTTAAACTGAACCTTGACGCCGGCCAGGTTCCAGTGGATGTGCCTGATACCCTGGAAATGACGTTGAACAGTCAAATGACCTGGGCCGGCACCATGGATAAATCAGCGATCACCGGCCAGATAGACATCTTTGAAGGCACCTATTACAAGGATGTGGATTTAAGTTTGATCAGCATAGCCGCCCAGACAACCAAAAGATCCCGCCCCAAAGTACGGAAACCCGGACCGGATTTTTTAAAAACCATTGGGCTCAATATTTATGTCACCCGCAGGGAAGCCATTGCCGTGGACAACAACCTGGCTCTTATGAGCATCAGTCCTAATATCAGTCTCAGGGGAACCGCGTATGCGCCGTCCCTGGATGGCCGGGCCGTCGTGGATGAGGGCACTATTACTTTTCAAAGCGCTCAATTCGAAATCATTGAAGGGTCCATTGATTTCATTAATCCTTATAAAATCGAACCCGAGATCACCCTGATTGGTGAAACCACGATATCCTCCTATACCATTACCCTGTCTGTGACCGGCACACCGGATGACCTGGTGCTTAAATTTTCTTCAGATCTTGATGCTACGGATGCAGATATTCTTTCCCTGATTGCATTTGGCAAAACTACGGATGAAATGGGCTCCGTGGGTAGTGACGGGGAGTCGATGTCAGCAGCGGCCATTGCCAAGATGATGTTA